A stretch of the Solanum dulcamara chromosome 6, daSolDulc1.2, whole genome shotgun sequence genome encodes the following:
- the LOC129893464 gene encoding probable polyol transporter 6 isoform X1, with product MDEDKVRTQIESQPPKKAPLNKYALACALLASTNSILLGYDIGVMSGAVLFIKENLKISSYQMEILVGSLNVCSLIGALASGKTSDMIGRRYTIILSATTFLIGSLLMGFAPSYPSLMAGRVVAGIGVGYSLMIAPVYTAEVSPAMTRGLLTSLPEVFINVGILLGYIFNYALADLPHHINWRLMLGLAAIPAIAIGYGVLQMPESPRWLIMKGSIEEAKRVLRKTSDNDDEADLRLEEIIKAAGSTTPSNNWKGQGVWKELLRPTRPLRRILVAAIGINFFMQASGNDAVVYYTPSVFNAAGIHNHKGLIAVTIVMGIAKTSFCVVSALFLDNFGRRPMLLLGTIGMAVSLAGLGLGSMYLRNVNHKPPWAIALCVVAVCADVSFFSIGLGPITWVYSSEIFPITLRAQGTSLAVSVNRLVSGAVAMTFLTISNKITFAGTFFLLCGVMVLATIFFYFFLPETKGKSLEEILAIFEDKKDNIANKETIKW from the exons ATGGATGAGGATAAGGTCAGAACTCAAATTGAATCTCAGCCTCCTAAGAAGGCTCCTCTCAACAAGTATGCCCTCGCTTGCGCACTTTTGGCTTCCACCAACTCCATCCTCTTGGGCTATG ATATTGGAGTGATGAGTGGAGCTGTGCTATTCATAAAAGAAAATCTCAAGATTTCGTCTTATCAGATGGAAATCTTGGTTGGGTCATTGAATGTATGTTCCCTAATTGGAGCGCTTGCATCTGGCAAGACTTCAGATATGATTGGTAGAAGATACACAATTATCTTGTCAGCAACAACTTTTTTAATAGGTTCACTTCTGATGGGGTTTGCTCCTTCTTACCCATCCCTTATGGCAGGAAGGGTTGTCGCTGGAATAGGTGTTGGCTATTCCCTCATGATTGCTCCCGTCTATACTGCAGAGGTATCGCCAGCCATGACACGTGGTTTGCTCACATCACTCCCTGAAGTCTTCATCAATGTTGGTATTTTACTTggctatattttcaattatgcatTAGCTGATTTACCACACCACATCAACTGGAGGTTAATGCTTGGCCTGGCTGCTATTCCAGCTATTGCCATTGGCTATGGAGTCTTGCAAATGCCAGAATCACCACGATGGCTTATTATGAAAGGCAGTATAGAAGAAGCCAAAAGAGTGCTTCGTAAAACCTCAGATAATGATGATGAAGCTGATTTGAGACTAGAAGAAATAATAAAAGCTGCTGGTTCAACTACTCCAAGTAATAATTGGAAAGGTCAGGGGGTTTGGAAAGAACTCCTAAGGCCAACCCGGCCGCTTCGCCGCATTCTTGTGGCTGCTATCGGCATAAATTTCTTTATGCAAGCCTCCGGTAATGATGCAGTTGTATACTACACACCGTCAGTGTTCAATGCTGCTGGAATTCACAACCATAAAGGACTAATAGCTGTGACCATCGTCATGGGGATAGCCAAGACATCATTTTGTGTTGTATCAGCACTTTTCTTAGATAATTTTGGAAGGAGGCCCATGTTATTGTTGGGTACAATAGGAATGGCTGTTTCTCTAGCTGGTCTTGGGTTGGGCTCAATGTATCTCCGCAATGTCAATCATAAGCCACCATGGGCCATCGCATTATGTGTTGTTGCAGTCTGTGCTGATGTCTCATTCTTCTCAATAGGCCTTGGCCCAATAACATGGGTCTATTCATCAGAAATATTTCCTATTACGCTAAGGGCACAAGGTACGAGCTTGGCGGTTTCAGTGAACCGATTGGTTAGTGGGGCGGTTGCAATGACTTTTCTAACCATATCCAACAAGATAACATTTGCAGGAACCTTCTTTCTGCTTTGTGGAGTTATGGTATTAGCAACTAttttcttctactttttcttgCCTGAAACTAAAGGCAAGAGCCTAGAAGAAATTTTGGCAATCTTTGAGGATAAAAAGGATAACATTGCCAATAAGGAAACGATTAAATGGTAG
- the LOC129893464 gene encoding polyol transporter 5-like isoform X2 codes for MDEDKVRTQIESQPPKKAPLNKYALACALLASTNSILLGYDIGVMSGAVLFIKENLKISSYQMEILVGSLNVCSLIGALASGKTSDMIGRVVAGIGVGYSLMIAPVYTAEVSPAMTRGLLTSLPEVFINVGILLGYIFNYALADLPHHINWRLMLGLAAIPAIAIGYGVLQMPESPRWLIMKGSIEEAKRVLRKTSDNDDEADLRLEEIIKAAGSTTPSNNWKGQGVWKELLRPTRPLRRILVAAIGINFFMQASGNDAVVYYTPSVFNAAGIHNHKGLIAVTIVMGIAKTSFCVVSALFLDNFGRRPMLLLGTIGMAVSLAGLGLGSMYLRNVNHKPPWAIALCVVAVCADVSFFSIGLGPITWVYSSEIFPITLRAQGTSLAVSVNRLVSGAVAMTFLTISNKITFAGTFFLLCGVMVLATIFFYFFLPETKGKSLEEILAIFEDKKDNIANKETIKW; via the exons ATGGATGAGGATAAGGTCAGAACTCAAATTGAATCTCAGCCTCCTAAGAAGGCTCCTCTCAACAAGTATGCCCTCGCTTGCGCACTTTTGGCTTCCACCAACTCCATCCTCTTGGGCTATG ATATTGGAGTGATGAGTGGAGCTGTGCTATTCATAAAAGAAAATCTCAAGATTTCGTCTTATCAGATGGAAATCTTGGTTGGGTCATTGAATGTATGTTCCCTAATTGGAGCGCTTGCATCTGGCAAGACTTCAGATATGATTG GAAGGGTTGTCGCTGGAATAGGTGTTGGCTATTCCCTCATGATTGCTCCCGTCTATACTGCAGAGGTATCGCCAGCCATGACACGTGGTTTGCTCACATCACTCCCTGAAGTCTTCATCAATGTTGGTATTTTACTTggctatattttcaattatgcatTAGCTGATTTACCACACCACATCAACTGGAGGTTAATGCTTGGCCTGGCTGCTATTCCAGCTATTGCCATTGGCTATGGAGTCTTGCAAATGCCAGAATCACCACGATGGCTTATTATGAAAGGCAGTATAGAAGAAGCCAAAAGAGTGCTTCGTAAAACCTCAGATAATGATGATGAAGCTGATTTGAGACTAGAAGAAATAATAAAAGCTGCTGGTTCAACTACTCCAAGTAATAATTGGAAAGGTCAGGGGGTTTGGAAAGAACTCCTAAGGCCAACCCGGCCGCTTCGCCGCATTCTTGTGGCTGCTATCGGCATAAATTTCTTTATGCAAGCCTCCGGTAATGATGCAGTTGTATACTACACACCGTCAGTGTTCAATGCTGCTGGAATTCACAACCATAAAGGACTAATAGCTGTGACCATCGTCATGGGGATAGCCAAGACATCATTTTGTGTTGTATCAGCACTTTTCTTAGATAATTTTGGAAGGAGGCCCATGTTATTGTTGGGTACAATAGGAATGGCTGTTTCTCTAGCTGGTCTTGGGTTGGGCTCAATGTATCTCCGCAATGTCAATCATAAGCCACCATGGGCCATCGCATTATGTGTTGTTGCAGTCTGTGCTGATGTCTCATTCTTCTCAATAGGCCTTGGCCCAATAACATGGGTCTATTCATCAGAAATATTTCCTATTACGCTAAGGGCACAAGGTACGAGCTTGGCGGTTTCAGTGAACCGATTGGTTAGTGGGGCGGTTGCAATGACTTTTCTAACCATATCCAACAAGATAACATTTGCAGGAACCTTCTTTCTGCTTTGTGGAGTTATGGTATTAGCAACTAttttcttctactttttcttgCCTGAAACTAAAGGCAAGAGCCTAGAAGAAATTTTGGCAATCTTTGAGGATAAAAAGGATAACATTGCCAATAAGGAAACGATTAAATGGTAG